CGTGACAAAAAGTCACCGGAAGCATGCTAAGTGCAGCACCATCACACTAGTGACTTCACCATTGCAGCCAATTGTCATTTTCACAATGTGCAGTTTTGGCACAAATAATACTTGTTAACAGGAGAAGATCGTTACATGCGCAGCCGCACCACTACCGCGACGACTTGGCGTACCAGGAACCAATATCCATCACCTTTAACCATCTATAAAAGGAAACCAAGAACCATAAACCATGCAGGCAGTCCAAGACAGTGTAATAAGCAAGACTGAGGCTGTAAGAGTTGAGACATGGAGTACTCTCACTGCAGGTTGCTCCTTGTGTGTTCAGTTCTTGCGCTGTGCCTCTGCAACCAAGGAGCGAGGGGCGACGAGTTAACAAGCGATTTCTACGACTACAAGTGCCCTGGCGTGTACACCGTCGTCCAGCAGCATGTGTTTTCTGCCATGAGGGATGAGCTGAGGATGGGAGCCTCCCTACTCAGGCTCCATTTCCATGACTGCTTTGTCAATGTACCAAATGCTTCTTCTGAACTTGCTCTCTATGTTTGTTGCACTTCTACTGGTCCTTGTGTTGATGTTACTTAATTTTGTTGCTGTGATGTATCCAGGGGTGTGATGGTTCAATCTTGCTGGATGGTGACGAAGGCGAGAAATTTGCGCGACCCAACCAGAACTCCGTCAGAGGGTACGAGGTCATCGACGCGATCAAGGCCGACCTCGAGAGCATGTGCCCCGGGGTGGTGTCTTGTGCCGACGTTGTAGCCCTTGCAGCCGGCTATGGAGTACTCTTTGTGAGCACCTTACTACGTCTTATAGTCCGATTTTTTCAGATACATCCAGTTTGCCACACAAAGTAGTAATTATGTACTGAAATTTTCAGAGTGGAGGGCCTTACTATGATGTTCTTCTGGGAAGAAGGGACGGTCTGGTGGCCAACCAGTCTGGTGCTGAGAAAGGCCTGCCCTCGCCGTTCGAACCGATCAGCTCGATTGTACAGAAGTTTTCCGATGTCGGCCTCGACACAACAGATGTTGTGGTCCTGTCAGGTACTAATTGTCTCATTGATCACTGAACTTATCTATCTCAATCAAGGTGCACAACAATATTTCAACCCTGCGCTACTCCCCTGAAGTTGTTAAAAGTGCGACCATGCTTAATTGAGAGTAGAAGCAACTCGTCAGTTCTGAAACCTCATTTCTCACGAAATATTCTTTGGTCAATCATGACGCAGTTCCCATGATCTGATAAAATGCACCGTAAAAAGTACAGTTTTGTCGAGATCACATGATCAGGAATTCTGAACTTGAAAAAAATTGCAGGTGCCCACACGATCGGACGAGCCCGGTGCGGGCTGTTCAGCAACCGCCTGACGTCCACCACGTCCTCGGCGGACCCGACGCTGGACTCCACCATGGCCGCCAACCTGCAGAGCCTCTGCGCCGGCGGGGACGGCAACCAGACCACCGCTCTAGACATCAGCTCCGCCGACGCGTTCGACAAGCACTACTACCAGAACCTGCTGACCAAGAAGGGCCTCCTGTCCTCTGACCAGggcctcttctccggcgacgaggACGTCGTGGCCAACACCACCAAGGCTCTAGTGCAGAAGTACAGCGACGATGGCGAGCAGTTCTTCTCCGACTTCGGCGCGTCCATGGTGAAGATGGGGAGCATCCGACCCTTGACGGGATCAGAGGGAGAGATCCGCTGCAACTGCAGGGTTGCCAATTGAGAAACGGCGAGCAGAGTTCGTCAGATGTTACTGGCTAGGGGGAACTAGCCGATTGGTTAATGAACTAGGAGTGAGGATGTATAATCCTAGGACGGCTAGCCGACCATAGCGTGCACTGGTGCTAGCTGGTAGAGCACTGGGTTGTCACGTCATAGTTCATACCcggctagataatcttgcaaaccAAGTAAGTTCATGAAATGTGTTGTTGTATTTGTGCGTAATATTAAGATCTTTCATGGTCGAAGTAGAAGATGGAGAATCAATAATGATCTAATTATGCTCCTTAAAGCTTGGGGATCATCGTgtgatggacatgtgaagatggtcTTTAAGAAAAGGCGTTGCACATTCTCATATGCATTACGGGGATCAAAGTGTTAGAAATATACTTTAGAGTCAATCATGTATGATATATATTCTATTGTACTATAATTTAAAGTTGTCTTTATATGAACATTTATATGTATCAACGAATTGATTCTGTTTTGGAAT
This Lolium perenne isolate Kyuss_39 chromosome 1, Kyuss_2.0, whole genome shotgun sequence DNA region includes the following protein-coding sequences:
- the LOC127347983 gene encoding peroxidase N → MEYSHCRLLLVCSVLALCLCNQGARGDELTSDFYDYKCPGVYTVVQQHVFSAMRDELRMGASLLRLHFHDCFVNGCDGSILLDGDEGEKFARPNQNSVRGYEVIDAIKADLESMCPGVVSCADVVALAAGYGVLFSGGPYYDVLLGRRDGLVANQSGAEKGLPSPFEPISSIVQKFSDVGLDTTDVVVLSGAHTIGRARCGLFSNRLTSTTSSADPTLDSTMAANLQSLCAGGDGNQTTALDISSADAFDKHYYQNLLTKKGLLSSDQGLFSGDEDVVANTTKALVQKYSDDGEQFFSDFGASMVKMGSIRPLTGSEGEIRCNCRVAN